From the Xiphophorus couchianus chromosome 11, X_couchianus-1.0, whole genome shotgun sequence genome, the window aaattatttaaatttaccGTTTCAAATACACAGTAGCTGTTAATTATTCCCATTTTACAACAGTGTCACAGCTTCAGTGAAGATGGGGCTGTATTACATCCTCCATCTTATATCACTGTTGGAGGTCAGAATCTGTTCCTGACATCGTGTCTATGCATTTGGAAATACCCTAACTGTTATAGACAGTAGCTGTTTCACCTCagcatttgtaaaatataagcACCTCAAACTACTTCTAGAAATATCTTTGCTTGAAGATTGCCTGAAGAATAAATTAAGCTAAAGAAATTACGTACATACACATCTATGAAACACAAAGTTCACAGCTTATcaaaaaaacaagagcaaaGAATCTGATggactattttaaaataaacatactaataaatcttttttttgtttgttttttgttttataccGCAGCTACAAGTCTGACCAGAGCTCGGCTCCAGTTATGTGTCGTTTATACAGTGTGGCGACAGAAATCATGACTGCGTAGGTCACTGTACCACAGAGAAAccataaaaacaggaaaaaaaaacccaaaaaaaccgTAGAATCTCTGCACGCATTTTCATGTCCAGTGTCTTCACCTCCACTCCTGCTGCGGGATACCTACTCTGCAGACTTCCAGAAGTGTCCTGGGTGCGACAGCCTGCGGTTGAGTTTGGGCAGCTTCTCCAGCATGTCGGTCAGCTGAGTGAAGGTCGGCCTGTCTCTCGGGTCAAACGCCCAGCAGGCAGAGAGGATCTcctaacaaaaccaaaatacaTTGCTTTAACAGGTTTCTTGACTATATTAAGTAAAACGGTGTAAACACAATTTGCCAACTCACTGTGACCTCCTTGCCCAGGCTGATCGCCCCCAAAACCTTCTTTATGCCCTCGCCACTCCCCACCTGCCAGATGGTGGCTTCAACAGGCTGGTTAGTGATTGGCCAGTCTCTAGCTTGAAGCTCATACCAAATTGTTCTTAAAAAGAGGAAGTCAGTGATGTAATTTATATTAATCAAAACTCCCAGAACCAGGCTGTAGGACTCCAGAGCTTCAACACAACTTACCCAAAGGCATACACGTCCGCTGCTGTTGAAAAGGGAAGGCGATCCTCATTGTTGCCTGGGCACATTTTACGCACAATCTCCGGCGCGAGGTAACAAATCCAACCGTGCGGAAGTCTGAGTTTATTCTCACGCCTGAGaaggaaaagaacatttttacaagcaTGCCATTTCTTATAGAAATTACTATCTGACAAGCACAAGAGATGGGTGCAGGATTGCCACTGCAGGCCTCAGCAAGTTTTCCAGATCACTGCAGCTCCCTTGGCAACAGCAGAGCAGTGTAAACAGAGCTTCAGCTGAGCTTGAGGTTTTGAGGTGGCGTTCCTCACCTCCCCTCCTGAACGACTCCAGAAATCCCAAACAAGCCAAAATCCGTGATCACGACTTTGTTGGTGTCGTGGAAAACATTCTTGGACTTCAGGTCTTTGTGAACGATGCCTTTGGCGTGAAGATAGCCCATTCCCTATGTTGAATAGTGAGAGATCAGATTGTGTAAAAACCTTCAAGTCATCTCCAATCCAATTAAAACACAGGACTAACCCTATGATAAAGTGTTTGagcagcaacaataaaacagaaaacataattggaaaaacatttgtattgttttgcaTGGCAAATTGATTGAATTTATATTGTGTCTTTCTAGTCATACTAACTGAAGAGGTACTTTTATGGTGAGTGCGAATCAGGTGCTTTTACGTTCACCCAGCTGCACTAAGTAACATGCAGTAATGCAGCACCTCCCCCCCTTCATATTCAGTTGCTGCACATTGCCAGCAACTGAATGTGCAGTTCGAAAGATGGTTTCTAAAATTGTCCTCTTACTCACAAGACAGACATATTCAGCTATTGGAAATATATCTGCCTTTAATATATATCTGGAAACTAAAGAACGACACTCTTTTTTAGGGTGCaggtaatttaaaaattgtgttattGAGCTACAAGCAGCTGTTAAGTTGTTAACTGTGGGATGTCtgccaagtaaaaaaaaaaaaacatagcctGTGGTATTctatgtaataaaaacatgaaaactttgCTATTATTTCTATGTTATtaagtttggtttaaaaaatatataaaagttataattagtatttattttgttagattatttttgtATCAGGAGAAATAATTGACTTAAGAGAGCACTAAGGACAAACAAAAGGGTTTTGGCAGGAAGTGACACTGAAcatgacacaaaacaaaataccttTACAATCTCCTGAGCGATTTGCCTCGTTTTATTGATatccaaattatttttggtGTCCCGAACAACTGAGTACAGCGTCCTTCCTTTACAAAAactaaaggagaaaaataagGAGAAGATTACACAACCGAAGCAACGTCCCAACTTGAGGTGCGTTTGATTTATCTGCTCTTACCTGGTGATGATGGCTAAGTGGGGTGGAGCCATGCAAGCCCCCATGAAGAGGACTACATTCTCGTGTCTGGTCTGTCTGTAGTTCATCACCTCCTTCTTAAAGAGTTTCAGATGATCCTGATTGTTTCCATCAATCTCAAGAAGTCTGATAGCGACCTCGCCGTGCCACCGACCCTTGTGCACTCGACCCCAGCGACCCTGATCGACAGAAACGCAAAAACTCAGGACATTTATCTTCTCACACTCGCGTCGATAACACTGTTTTTGTGAATCCTCACCTTTCCGATGAGCTCTCCGAGATCCAGCTGCTCAAAAGGAATGTCCCACTCCTGCAGGTACACGCTCGTCTGGCTGGGCTTGCGGGATATGGGGCCCTTCCATTGGTTTCCACGAGAGCATGGCAGATCATCCAGCTCGTCGCACTCACCGTCTGAGCCGATGTTCCCCATCATTTCCTCCCTGTCCTCCTCGTATTCCCCTCCGTGGTCACCTCTGTCGTCCTCTTCATTCTCCTCCTCCGCTTCAGGATCTTCATCCTCAATGTTCTCATCCCCTTCCTTAAATCAGGCAGCAAGAGATTGGTTTGTGCACAAAAAagatacatatatatatataaataatctAAAAGCATGTTGTGACATTacctcttcatcttcatcctcaACCAGCTCATTGTGTGTGTCATCTGCTGACTGTTCTACCTcactgctgcaaaaaaaaaattatatattttcatcAGAGGTACAACttaagaataaatatttaaacatttaaattaaatctagTAAAGTACAACTTACACTGTGTCTTGGAGGACATCAGAGTACACATTTGTAGGACTGCAAACATCTACAGAGAATAGCAAAACACCCTTTAAATGACTCAATAGTTATCCCACCATACAGATCATGCAATTCTTCAACATCTCCAGCAGATGGTGTCAAAATGCAGCTAAGAGCCAGTAAGcacacagagagaggaggaggctACACTTACAGCTAACAACTCTACAGAAATCAtgcaggaggaagagaaagCTGCAAGAATCTAATGGTTATGGAGTGGTATGATGGCGTAATAAGAACTCGGTGTGTCACTAAGGGACAGTCAACTCACCGGGGAAGATAAACTGCTGCCTATGCTGAAAATAATACGCAGCTTTTGTGAAAAATACAGAGAGGGGAAAGACAGCATAGCAGGAGAGATTCTGGGTTAGTGAAGCTTTTGGTTAGGAGACCATCATGAAAGCACAGATCAGTGTTAAAGACCCCGAAGGAGTGAGAAAGGGGTGCATGAGGtcaataacattattattactactattcaagaagaaaaaattagcttaaatggatttaaaaagcagaaataatcacTTTAATCTTCAGGATTTGTTCGTGTTCGTCAGGAGCTTTGCGGTCAGGTTTACCTGGAAAGTTAAATCGGTTGTCTCTGTGTCCTTTGGGCGAAGGGTTAGGTGGTGGCGTGGCACTCGGAGGATTGCTCTGCTGGAAGGGAGCAGGGGAGGAAGGAGTGGATGAAGTGGTGGAGGATGGGTTGCTGCTCGAGTCCAGCTGGTTCATGACAGGAGGATGATCCTGATGAGACGCagatttcaagaaaaataaagtttactcAATCAGTATATCACTGCGTATCACTTCAGATTACTAAAGGAGCTCATAAGAGCCAGATTTCATTTCCTGAATGCATTATTACAGTAGAAATTGCTAAAAAGCCGTCATTGCTCCACTTTACAGCAGGACAAATGGGCAGATGGTGGaactgagtgaaaaaaaaagttctctcACTTATAGAAAGAAAATAGGTCATTTATTTAACAGGAACAACTGAGAATTACACCTCTTAGTCTAGCACTTGAGTGACACTTGAATTATTAAcagaggaataataaaaaatagccTTGAATAAGTATTGACACTGATtacataaacacaattttttatgtatttttgacGGATTAAAAAAAGgctgtgcataattgtgaagtggaagaataGGCACAGGCTTTCAAATATTCtttgcaaataaatgtttagtgtTGTGTTTTCAGAATGCCCCCAAAAATACCTTACACAGCCAccttcctgcagcagcttttaaaataaattggactttgactggaccatccaaacacacaaatatactTTCATCTAAAGCATTTTATTGTAGCTTTGTAGGCTTAAGGTTGTCGTCCTCTATCACATTCTCAACTGTTTTGCAGCTGCTATCAGGTTTTATGAGAGGGTTAACTTATATTTAGATACATTTAGGGTTGGAGTGAAGTGTTAGCGTTTCATCACACATAAAAGTTTTGAATGCAGGAAAAACAAGTTACTTTTTGGTAACATCTGAGGAAACCCCGGAGgacttcacagaacagctgcaatTATGCTGAggcaaaataacacaaaggtGGACTTAATAGTATTTATTAATTAGGTTACTTGTGGAGACAATTGGATTGTATTTAGGGGTATCATATTAAAAGCTCAAAATCTTTTTACTtccatttcacatttatgtGGTAGTCCTTATTGGTCTCTCTCAAAGTAAATCAAACTGAGGTTTGTggtaataagaaaaaatatgaagatgTTAGGTATTTTGTATATTAAAGCATTTCTTTACCTTTTTTGTAATGGCCTTTGGTAATGTACCAAACTGAGGAGCTTCCTGTGGTCGGTCCACAGGGTTGTTTATATCAGAAGGAACTGACTCGGTCCTCCTAATTTTGGCAACTACAGAACACATAATTATTTTCACACAGGGCCTATATCAGAAATTTGTAGGGGGGGGGATGTTAAGCATGAAGAAACATACTTGGTAGAAAAGAGATTCTGCAGGATGGAGCCTCCTTTGTGCATTTGTTATGGCACTTTAATCTGCAAGGACAGTAGGCAACACATGGGTAGATCGGTAGCAATTAGCATAGAGCACCAACAGAGCTCCTCAAGTCCAGATCAAGATTAAGTCAAGCCATCACAGCCCTCTACTACGAAGCAGGATTAATAGCTTACTAAGGTAACTTCAAGTTCAACACAAGGCTTTTTGGGGTGTCATGAAGCTGCCGTGCTTCATTAAAGCGTTTCTGAGCACAGAACTTGCACTGGAAGTCTAACCTGCTTCAGAACAAGTTTGGTTAGCCTCTTATATCAGATTATAGATGATTCAAGTGTGTTTTGTTACctgtatttaaatgtgctttgTTGGAATTAGTAACAACAATGTAGCCTGAGGGAGAGACTGATGATTCACTGTTTTCTCCTTCAGTACACATGAATGCAGGTTTTGTACTCCTCCAACTGTGTCTGCATGTTTGTATGCATAcatccaacttaaaaaaaatgtttcttgagATTAATGAAACATCACTGGATGATGAATAAATAAGACATAGAACAGGGATGATCTCATCAGTATGGAGAATATTTATGTACTACTAATAAAATGGTAAACCATATTATTCAGTTGTGCTTCAGTGCTATATGCCAAGGTTAACTTTATTTATCTGtcaatttgaaattgtttttaaagcatttatctAGACTCTAGCTGCAATCCTTTTTTCCCCTATTTCTagactaatatttttttcttacaaacatGATCTGAtaactattttttctttatctgcagTGTTTGGCCTTTAAATTATGCTCCCCAGTTTAGCAGACAGACTAGGAAGTATGAATTAGACCTCATTAACTCAGAGACCAGCGATGACATATCATTTAGAATAATCTTAATTATTCAGACAAACTTGCCCAAATCTGAATCTCTAAACTGAACCTGCTTCACAGTACAGGGCCCAGGCTAAGTGGAATATGAGTCAAAATTAACCCAAACAAACAGTGCTGATTAACTAAACACAGATAAAAAGCAAACTCATAGCTGCTGATAACAGAAATATTCCCTAGtaggcaattttttttaacgCTTTGAACACATAAAACACAGCGCTATTACTGTGACTTAACTAGTTTATGCAGAAATCTTCTCTGCAAAATGACATTTGTTCTTTGTGCCTTTATTCATTTAATCAGCTTTTAACCAAGAAACGTTACCCTCTATGTATTGTCTTtccaccatttaaaaaaatttaatacttAAGTAATTTGAATATAACTGAACTGTATTTATTTGcctttcatgtttttctacaggaaatcaaattttatttcaaacagctAAAGAAGCCTTTTAAGCAAAGTAGTCGACTTACCGACAGTGTTTGCATTTAACACCAAACATCATGTTCTTCTGACACACTTGACATGTCTGAGATAACCAGGACTTGGTTGAAAACCTACAAATGACAAAGTCAGGTCATTTCATTTCTGCACTATCAGTGCACTGAATTACTATTTGTAAGTAGGAAACAGCTAACTTTCTTCAGTGACATaagtttgtgaaaaagaaaaaggtgtaCCTGTGCGTGACGGCTAGACCGATGTCCCTCCTGACTGCTTTTGGGGAGCTGCGGTGCAACGCTACATTATCTAGGCAGGCAAGAAGATGGAAGACAGGAAGATTAACAACATTCTTGAGATATGCTGTGGTGGTCCTGCTATGTCTTTATCTTCAATACATGGAAATACATTTAACATagatttttgtaaacatttttaaaaatgcgaAAGGCCCACTTTTAATTATGCTGTGCTCCTCAATTAGCGTGGGTGTCCCTGGCAGGGTGTAAGGTGCGGTGTTGGGAGCTGGCGTCACTCCAGGGGTCCGTGCGGGCTTGACTGGATACCGAGAAGGCGAGTCCTCACATCCATTCCCATTCACTTGCATATTCAGCAATAATTTGCTCTTTTTACCACACCTGAAAggtaaaaagattaaaaaagaagaatatcAGCAGATGTAATTTACTGGTATCAAGTAGTGCGACACCTTTGAAGGTCTGCTTGAGTTCTTTACAGCACGAGGCAGGTTATGTAAGCTGTGCAAGGAGCCACGTAGAGCACCTTAATAGAACTGGCACAATGACAATAGTGGCATCCTTAACACCCACATGGAGGTCACAAGAAGAGCACCAAGCTGTGCCAGACCCGTGATCTGGCCACATGTAATCACACGAGAGGAAAGACAGCTGGGAAAGAACAAACTAACATTTTGTATCTGAACACACATCTCTGCTCAATGCAGTAGTTCTCTTGTAGTACTGAACAATTTTTCCACCCATTCCATAAAGCAACAGGATATTGTAGATAATCTTGTGGCTTGTTTGTGTATCTACGCTCTATCACAACACAGAGcaaatggggggaaaaacagCAATTGAGTGTGCTGCCACCCCTGAGCATTGGATTTAGGAAATGCTTCCTGTTTTGACATGACTCATAATCTGTGGGAATTTGTTTGGGATTAGCTCCCTTCCAACAGTAAGAGAAAAAGGAGCAACAGGCAGGATGTGAAAGGATGCTGCACAGGGAATGTGAGGGGATCAAAGCAAAGTTCTGCCTGAGTCCTAAAACAGACCAATTCATCATTTGAGAGAGACAATAAGGAAATATGTCACACTGGTGATATTTTACCAAATTCTACTCTAACCAAAGAGCTGACATAAGAATTATCAACAACAAACTCATCAGAAATGGCAAAATGACATGCATCATTCCTAAAATTAGAACTACttctaaatattatttattaatatttaaacttcagttcattgcttaaaaataaactgtagcATTTGTGTTGAGAGAgaattattatcatttatccGTAAAGAATcccaaaaaaattcaaaagattctataaaatatatagagaattgatttgaatttaacatgaacTAAACTGGAGATTCTCAAATATAACTGggagatttgtttaaaaatatatatagcgATGCATCCATTTATCTCACTTTTAAACACTTCAGATGAAGTTGAtgtacaggaaaaaaaataggcTATGCAGGTATTGGACTTATCAATCACCAATTAGAGACGATCGACAATTGGTTGACTCCAAATTGATTGGTGGACAtccaataacattttttatcttttaattatATCAGATCTTCAGTTAATGTCCTCATACCCAAACagacaaatttatttacaatttaaaatgttaaaatggttAGGTGATTTCAATGAAAGCTAAATTCAAGATTTAAATTCATTGATAGGATAATAGTTTGGCTTCCTCCTTTACAATTgtttcccacagcatgacagcCATCTCATGTCCAGCTCCTGTGAATGCTAACAATTACATGTCATAAACGGTGAAATTTCACCATCACCTAATAGATTTTAACATGGACGGTGAGTTCAGAACGGCACCTACTTGTTGTTGGGGGGATCCTCGATGCGGTTGCCCAGCTGGGATTCGTGGCTTTTGCTGCGTGTCAGAGTGATGTTGGGGAGCAAATGCAGAACCTTGCGGGACGGAGGCGGCGGAGTGCAAGGGGGCTTCAGTTTTTGCCGCCTATTTGAGGGTGGGGTTACAGGCGGGGTGGAGGTGTGCCCGTGGAGGCGGGTTGTGCGTGGCCGAGGCATGGGGAACAGATCTGTGAGGGGACTGTCGCCATGGGCGTATGATCCCAGCCCATCTGGTGTGGGTGCTGctgaaacagaaccagaacggGGATGATGGAAGGTAGCAGAGGGGGTGGATGGCGTGGACTGGATGGTGGAGGGGCGGGCTAGAGGCGATGGACTGTGGGGGCGGAGGGGAGTTCCCAGGAAAGACAGCTGGTCTGCCGTTAGTAGAGAGCCACTGTCCCTCCTGGTGGGCTCAGGCAGCCAGGAAACACTATCCTCTTTCATTTCGCCtcctgtaaaacaaacaacaacaacaacaattagAAGAAAGCCCAAAGCTTATATACAGATTGTTTAATCAGGGGGCAACATTAGTGATAAAACATACCTGATTCAGTGGCACTCTTTAGACAGGAGAGGGCAGCACCAAGTCTAGCACATTCTTCTGAACTGGACCCCAGTCTTCTCATTGCATCTCTCACTTGGGCTCCAGTCATCTGCAGTAATGTGTCCAAGGACAACTTTGTCTCTACCGCCTGCAGAAAagggatgaaaacaaacagacgGCTGGGAGTCAGTGATGGTACAGAGTGAGGGTGACAGCAAATTATTAGACGCAAAACTGGGAAGACGGATTCATAGGACGGTGGAAAACTCCTTGgcctgaaaaataaacaatattacaaAACTAAGCTTGTAATTTAAACAGATTCTTACAGTTCCTATATTTTATAAAACCCCTGCTGATTTGCACACAATTCTGTCCATTCTTAATTTTTAGATTGTTAAGTGGTATTGGAAATATTCAGACATTCTAAATAAGTGGATACGAATTGGACCCGTTTTGTCTTTATCATGACATTTTTCATAAACTTGCATTAAATAGATTActttatgaaataaagaaacaagCGGCACACATAGATAAGATTAAAGTAGCATCATATATCACCAAATGCCTggaaataagaacaaataaagtcaaagtcaTGAGTCCAGTATGTGGGGAATTTTCTAAATTGTAGCCAGAACTGGACTTGCACACAGGGAAATGTGCAATACTTTACAGATACACTGGTAGTGTTGCAGTGTTAAACTGTTAGTGTCTATTTGCTAGATTTGTGAGATTCAGCAACTTCGTAGTGGCCCTTCAAGTGCAAATGAGTTAAGATTTTCTCTTAGTGTCAGAATTAGGCTCAGGTTGAGTCAATAAAATGGGTCATATTAAGAGTCACCACAAAGATcaacaaccaaataaaaacGGCCTGCGTGCAtatgttgatttaaatattaagaTTTACTCAAATATACAAAGATTAAAATATGatctctagaaaaaaaatagcaagtGAAGATTTGAATCTAACAGAAAGTGAAGGGTTATAGGATTATGTGCTTGCATGCATCAAAGAACACGTCCCTAACCTTTATCTGGTTTCATTAAACTCAAAACAAAGTGCATCAAAGTACATGCTCTTTGATGGCGTGTATACAGATAGATAAAAGGTTCAAGTTTGATGAAATtagtgaaaagaagaaaaaaaaaactgtaatcacCAGTTATCAATCAGACTTGTTCAAGGGAAAATTACTCATATTTTGGTGGTTCTAAGTGattgcaaaagcaaaacaccaccattaaattattaaagcaTGACAACAgcctattttttttaccattacaGCAAAGAATTATTACAAGAAACTGTAGAATGACAATTTCAATGCAACATTGAATATGTACCGCTTCTTTTATGTGGGCAAAAATAGCAACCCAAACAACACTTAGGACCTTGTCCAGCATGTTtaggatgttattttttttttctttacatggGAAGTGCGTAAACGCTTATCAGTCAGGTTAAACCCTTTGCTCTGAGAGGGCAAACACTGATCACAAAACTAGGGCAACCTCCCACACTCGTGTGTACTTTGTAAGCAAAATGAAGAGCACACAGGCggatgtgcaaaaaaaaaaaaaaaaaaaaaaaaaaaacactagcaAGGATGAGAGATGGGAGAATTAAAAGTGGCCATGAGCCTGCTCTCCTTGTAGCTCTTCAAATACATAACAAAATTATATAATGTAGCTACAAAAATCAATCTTCccactttaaatttaattactGTTCAGAAGAAGTGTAGAGAAACATGGGCCCTTTTACACTACAGCGTACAACTCAAATTGATAAGCGGCTACAGAAATGGGGAAGCATTTGTAATCTTCATTTAGAAGGCCATCCTGGGTTAATAAATGTTACTAATTCACAGAGAAACCATTTAGGAAGGCAGGCGCCAGGAGCCACTCAGGCCTGTCATGGACTCACTTCCTGTAAGCTGAAGCGTGGGAGCAGAGATGCTGGATTccataaataaagtaaaaaccaTCAGAGGATTTTTGGACTCCCCATTACATAATGCAGCCCTCATCGTACAAGCCAAGGAGATGCACTGTACAAATCTCAGTCTGATAATGTGCAACGCTTTAAGTGGGTCAGCATCATGCAATGACAGCATTATGTGACATCAACAAGCACCTTTTATCCCGGTAGAAAACTGcagcgccttgcaaaagtatttgtgtaTACCTGAACTttacgcttttttttttttttttacaatcacaaactccTATTTTGTATCTGTGACAATCATTCTTGCCATACTGCACAAAACACTTCACAGGTCTCTTGACTCATTTAGCAACCTTAGACGTTCATGTTTAGACTAgttattaagtaaaaaaaaataaaaaaaagccatgCCTGCTTGATCTGATCAGGAGGATAGTTGTTAATGTCTTCAGTTAAGAAAACGAATTGAAATCAAGTTTCAAATAAATCGGATAGATTTCAATGCCTGCACAAATATCAAAAACTCCACTCCACTCggctaaaaagaaaactgggaCAAGTCCCAGAAAACTTCCATCAAAACAAGAGGCTTGAACAAATATTAACTTTTGGGACATTCCTTATACACTTGTAGAAGAAGCATTTGTTAGTCCAGCAACCGTGGAATCAACTTCAGAACGACAGCCTGCTGGACACTAGCTTATTGTGCAATCAAgatgaaaatatcaaacattttacagGACTCTGACAATGGCTTTCCTTGTATTAGTCTGAAGCcatatttttaaagtgctattaaatttaaattggcATTTTTGGGTTGACGTGCAGAGCAGACAATAAGGTCCACTTTACTATCCTACAGCACTAATCAGGCATTCCTCATGCACACGAGAACAGGGTAAAGAGTACACATACTGGACACACATCAGTGtgacacacacagagcagactGCTTTACACCAGCCAGAATAGATTGGTAATAGTAAAGAACGGCTTGGTGTACCTGGATGAGCTCTGGTCGCAGGTTGACGGTGCGCAGCCAGTCTCGTAAGCGTGGGTAGCTGTCCAGGGCCTCAGGCCTCTCTGTGTCTGGGACCTTCCTTTTACACTGCAGCTGTTTACAGATGTATTTCATCAGCTTTACCTGCAGGGAGCAACAGAGGATATGACAGAGAGGGGAGGGGCAGGTCAGAAGGAAATACTCACTTTTTCCCTTTGCTCTGAAGGGTCATCTGCCCTTTAAGTAAAATTTTTGTCAAGACGGCATAAAACTGAGGAGTCACTGATGACGTGTGAAATGACACATGCAAATCTGACCAATATTTTCCATCAACACATGCTCCATCAATTTCAATAAAGCCACACAAAGGAAGCACTCAAAGTTATAAGTTTCCATTCCCACTCATATACAACCttacaaattatattttaaaaaagttacacaGTATACAGGTTGATTGTTTAATGATTGCATCTGTGATGCTGGCAGGGAAGAGAATTTGTGGCAAAGAAATTGATCCATCACATCCAAGTTCTCGCAGATGGAAGAACAGTCAATTTAATGTTAGCAACAAGATTACAGTATGAAATAATCTTCAATAACTATAAGACTGCACCATTTGTCACAATCATGCATTTATATAGTTCAGTCACTCCTTGAATAGAAATGAAGGTTTTCAAGAGGTTCTCTCTCTAACCATATTCCCATAATCTTTGGCCAGCTTTTCAGTCCTTTAAATAGAAaactccccacagcatgattctgcaACCATCGTGAGTTATCTGAATGCTGTGTTAGTTTTCTTCTGCATATATAAACCAAAAACGTAAACTATATAACCTATGGGGCATATGGTAAACTGTGGAAGCAATTTATAATTACTTTTTTGAACAAtagctttcttcttgccactctaataaatattcattttaaaaaaggcacCGAGGCCTTTACAGGATGCTTGtatttgtacaaatattttgaaatcaaTCATTTTTCTCCCACTTTACAATAATTTGCTGCTGCTATTGCTAAAACACAATCCAATTTGTAGTTGTAACAcgaaaaaacccaaaagcacAAAAGGCgtatcaatatttttgcaaaatctgCTAATCTGCATATCTGCTAATCACCATGTTCTTCACTCAAATCTACTTTTAATC encodes:
- the ksr1a gene encoding kinase suppressor of Ras 1 isoform X2, coding for MDSVSANGGKMVESDEQQPERHSGGGAAMAALHQCELIQNMIDISISSLQGLRTKCAASNDLTQQEIRTLEVKLMKYICKQLQCKRKVPDTERPEALDSYPRLRDWLRTVNLRPELIQAVETKLSLDTLLQMTGAQVRDAMRRLGSSSEECARLGAALSCLKSATESGGEMKEDSVSWLPEPTRRDSGSLLTADQLSFLGTPLRPHSPSPLARPSTIQSTPSTPSATFHHPRSGSVSAAPTPDGLGSYAHGDSPLTDLFPMPRPRTTRLHGHTSTPPVTPPSNRRQKLKPPCTPPPPSRKVLHLLPNITLTRSKSHESQLGNRIEDPPNNKCGKKSKLLLNMQVNGNGCEDSPSRYPVKPARTPGVTPAPNTAPYTLPGTPTLIEEHSIIKNNVALHRSSPKAVRRDIGLAVTHRFSTKSWLSQTCQVCQKNMMFGVKCKHCRLKCHNKCTKEAPSCRISFLPIAKIRRTESVPSDINNPVDRPQEAPQFGTLPKAITKKDHPPVMNQLDSSSNPSSTTSSTPSSPAPFQQSNPPSATPPPNPSPKGHRDNRFNFPAAYYFQHRQQFIFPDVCSPTNVYSDVLQDTVEVEQSADDTHNELVEDEDEEEGDENIEDEDPEAEEENEEDDRGDHGGEYEEDREEMMGNIGSDGECDELDDLPCSRGNQWKGPISRKPSQTSVYLQEWDIPFEQLDLGELIGKGRWGRVHKGRWHGEVAIRLLEIDGNNQDHLKLFKKEVMNYRQTRHENVVLFMGACMAPPHLAIITSFCKGRTLYSVVRDTKNNLDINKTRQIAQEIVKGMGYLHAKGIVHKDLKSKNVFHDTNKVVITDFGLFGISGVVQEGRRENKLRLPHGWICYLAPEIVRKMCPGNNEDRLPFSTAADVYAFGTIWYELQARDWPITNQPVEATIWQVGSGEGIKKVLGAISLGKEVTEILSACWAFDPRDRPTFTQLTDMLEKLPKLNRRLSHPGHFWKSAEL